From a single Streptomyces sp. 1331.2 genomic region:
- a CDS encoding glycine--tRNA ligase yields the protein MAADKIDTIVSLSKRRGFVYPCSEIYGGTRAAWDYGPLGVELKENIKRQWWRAMVQAREDVVGLDSSVILAREVWEASGHVATFNDPLTECLSCHKRHRADHLEEKYEAKHGFPPPNGLKDVNCPDCGTKGQFTEPKDFSGMLKTHLGVTEEASGLAFLRPETAQGIFTNFKAVQTTSRKKPPFGIAQTGKSFRNEITPGNFIFRTREFEQMEMEFFVKPGEDEQWHEYWLQQRWDWYVGLGLRTENMRFFEHPKEKLSHYAKRTVDIEYRFNFGGSEFSELEGVANRTDYDLRVHSEASGQDLKYFDQESGERYFPYVIEPAAGLNRAMLAFLIDAYFEDEAPNAKGVMEKRVGMRLDPRLAPVKVAVLPLSRNADLSPKARGLAADLRTAWNVEFDDAGAIGKRYRRQDEIGTPFCVTVDFDTLEDNAVTVRDRDTMSQERVSLDQVKAYLAARLIGC from the coding sequence GTGGCCGCCGACAAGATCGACACGATCGTCAGCCTGAGCAAGCGCCGTGGCTTCGTCTACCCCTGCAGCGAGATCTACGGCGGCACGCGTGCCGCCTGGGACTACGGGCCGCTGGGTGTCGAGCTCAAGGAGAACATCAAGCGCCAGTGGTGGCGCGCGATGGTGCAGGCGCGTGAGGACGTCGTCGGACTCGACTCGTCGGTCATCCTCGCCCGCGAGGTCTGGGAGGCCTCCGGCCACGTCGCCACCTTCAACGACCCGCTGACCGAGTGCCTCTCCTGCCACAAGCGCCACCGGGCCGACCACCTGGAGGAGAAGTACGAGGCCAAGCACGGCTTCCCGCCGCCGAACGGCCTCAAGGACGTCAACTGCCCCGACTGCGGCACCAAGGGCCAGTTCACCGAGCCCAAGGACTTCTCGGGCATGCTGAAGACCCACCTCGGCGTCACCGAGGAGGCCAGCGGCCTGGCCTTCCTGCGCCCCGAGACCGCCCAGGGCATCTTCACCAACTTCAAGGCCGTCCAGACCACTTCGCGCAAGAAGCCGCCGTTCGGCATCGCCCAGACCGGCAAGAGCTTCCGCAACGAGATCACCCCCGGCAACTTCATCTTCCGGACCCGCGAGTTCGAGCAGATGGAGATGGAGTTCTTCGTCAAGCCCGGCGAGGACGAGCAGTGGCACGAGTACTGGCTCCAGCAGCGCTGGGACTGGTACGTCGGCCTCGGCCTGCGCACCGAGAACATGCGCTTCTTCGAGCACCCGAAGGAGAAGCTCTCCCACTACGCCAAGCGCACGGTGGACATCGAGTACCGCTTCAACTTCGGTGGCAGCGAGTTCTCCGAGCTGGAGGGCGTCGCCAACCGCACCGACTACGACCTGCGGGTGCACAGCGAGGCCTCCGGCCAGGACCTGAAGTACTTCGACCAGGAGTCCGGCGAGCGCTACTTCCCGTACGTCATCGAGCCGGCGGCCGGCCTCAACCGCGCCATGCTGGCCTTCCTGATCGACGCCTACTTCGAGGACGAGGCGCCCAACGCCAAGGGCGTCATGGAGAAGCGCGTCGGCATGCGGCTCGACCCGCGCCTGGCCCCGGTCAAGGTCGCCGTCCTGCCGCTGTCGCGCAACGCCGACCTCTCCCCGAAGGCCCGCGGCCTCGCCGCCGACCTGCGCACCGCGTGGAACGTCGAGTTCGACGACGCCGGCGCCATCGGCAAGCGCTACCGCCGCCAGGACGAGATCGGCACGCCGTTCTGCGTCACGGTCGACTTCGACACCCTTGAGGACAACGCGGTGACCGTCCGCGACCGCGACACCATGTCGCAGGAGCGGGTGTCGCTGGACCAGGTCAAGGCGTACCTCGCGGCGCGCCTGATCGGCTGCTGA